In the Primulina tabacum isolate GXHZ01 chromosome 15, ASM2559414v2, whole genome shotgun sequence genome, TAGGAGATACAATAAAAGAAGGAAATGAAATGTCCCAGCATGACCGTGCAAAGGCACTTATTTTTCTCCGTCATCACCTCAATGATGGGTTGAAAGTCGAATATCTCACTGTGAAAGAGCCACGAGAGCTTTGGAGAAAtctaaaagaaagatttgaccACCAACGAACTGTAATTCTCCCAAGAGCCCGATATGAATGGATGCACCTACGGTTACAAGATTTTAAGTCCGTAAGTGACTATAACTCTGCATTATTCAAGACTAGTTCCACACTGATACTTTGTGGAGAGAAAGTCACTGATCAAGACATGTTAGAAAAAAcattctccacttttcatgcaTCAAACGTGCTCCTGCAGCAGCAATATCGTGAACGTGGATTTCAAATGTACTCTGAACTCATCTCATGCTTACTAGTTGCTGAACAAAACAATGAGCTGTTCATGAAAAATCACCAAATGCGCCCAACTGGATCCACACCATTTCCTGAAGCAAATGGAACTACATTTCCTGAAGAATATGAAATTGCATTTCCTGAAGTGAATGCTAATtccactcaaaatcataacaatggacgtggacgtggacgtgggcGTGGGCGTGGGCGTGGCCAAAGAAGATACTATCAGCAACAAAATGGAAAGAAACATAAATCAAGCCACCAGCAGTGGAATTTCAATAATGAAGAAGCAAAGGAGAAGAGTTCCAAAGTATATGAAGAAAAATGTTATAGATGTGGAATGGAAGGGCATTGGTCTCGTACCTGTCGTACGGCAAAACATCTTGTGAATCTATACCAAAAATCAATCAAGGAAAATGGAAAAATGGAGATAAATTTTGTGGACAATGATGATCCAATTGATATAACTCACTTGGACGTCTCTGATTTCTTTGCTAATCCAGATGGAAATATAGATAATTTGATTGGTGGTGgtgtgttaaaaaataataagtaaTTACTTTCATTGCTCTTGTTCCTACTTTGAATTTCTATTGTTTATTAGGTTATCGTGGTCTcgtttttattttgatgttcaGTTCATGTTTAGGATTTGTCATGGAGGTTTATTTTGTTATTCAATAAATGTTttcattattcaataaaatatttccttTGAAAGCTTTACacattatttattgaatttagcttattgaaatatatttttattttagattaACGATGAAATGTCATGATGAATGCTTAGTGGATAGTGGTACAACACAtactattcttcaaaataaaaggTATTTTTTGGAGTTAACATTAGCTGAAAAGAATGTTACAACAATATCGGGTGCATCAAAAATTATTGAAGGTTATGGAaaggcaaaaatcattttaccaaATAATACAAGCCTATATATTGAAAATGCCCTATATGCGAGCAAATCCAGTAGAAATTTGCTTAGCTTTAAAGACATCTGCCGAATTGGATACCATATTGAAacattaaatgaaaataatttcgaaTACCTTTGCATAACATCTATTATATCTGGCCAGAAgcagataaaagaaaaattatgtgcACTTCCTTTGGAATGTATTTTACAACAATAAAAACAGTCGAAGCAAACATTGTCACAAACCAGAAGTTTGTTGACCAATAGAGCTAACAATGATGCGCAGAATAATAATTAACTCACATGGACACCCTCTAAAGAACCAGAAGATTCTTTTACACAATGATTATCCATGTGTAGCTTGCTCACAAGGCAAACTAATTATAAGACCTTCCCCTACAAAGATTGATGTTGAAATCTCAACCTTCTTGGAGAGAATTCATGGGGATATTTGTGGACCTATACacccaccatgtggaccatttcgATACttcatggtattgattgatgcgtcTACTAGATGGTCACATGTTAGTTTGCTTTCAACTCGAAATATAGCTTTTGCTAGATTACttgcgcaaattatt is a window encoding:
- the LOC142525779 gene encoding uncharacterized protein LOC142525779 — translated: MTNITKLEFEALDLTGKNYLSWILDAEVHLISMNLGDTIKEGNEMSQHDRAKALIFLRHHLNDGLKVEYLTVKEPRELWRNLKERFDHQRTVILPRARYEWMHLRLQDFKSVSDYNSALFKTSSTLILCGEKVTDQDMLEKTFSTFHASNVLLQQQYRERGFQMYSELISCLLVAEQNNELFMKNHQMRPTGSTPFPEANGTTFPEEYEIAFPEVNANSTQNHNNGRGRGRGRGRGRGQRRYYQQQNGKKHKSSHQQWNFNNEEAKEKSSKVYEEKCYRCGMEGHWSRTCRTAKHLVNLYQKSIKENGKMEINFVDNDDPIDITHLDVSDFFANPDGNIDNLIGGGVLKNNK